One window of Opisthocomus hoazin isolate bOpiHoa1 chromosome 13, bOpiHoa1.hap1, whole genome shotgun sequence genomic DNA carries:
- the GP1BB gene encoding platelet glycoprotein Ib beta chain: MNSGILFLSLLSFLPVVMPVCPVPCKCATNIIDCTSKGLTVAKLPVAFRPSAEIIHLGYNMLTSIPSGLFDNLKNLQVVYLQGNPWECNCDILYLRSWLQWQQNRTLYRDVRCTSPAHLQDRIIAYLTEDELISTCQYWYCSLALLSQLSLFILLFLQGILVIFIIVYLQKFRRMTAEAQSTS; this comes from the coding sequence ATGAACAGTGGAATTCTCTTCTTGTCCCTCCTTAGCTTCCTCCCAGTCGTGATGCCCGTATGCCCTGTGCCATGCAAGTGTGCCACCAACATCATTGACTGCACGTCAAAAGGCCTAACTGTAGCAAAACTACCAGTTGCTTTCCGTCCTTCAGCTGAAATTATCCACCTTGGTTACAACATGCTCACCTCTATTCCCAGTGGGCTCTTTGACAACCTAAAGAACCTCCAGGTAGTCTACCTGCAGGGCAACCCTTGGGAATGCAACTGCGACATTCTCTACTTGCGCTCCTGGCTCCAGTGGCAGCAGAACCGGACCTTATACAGGGATGTGAGATGCACTTCCCCAGCTCACCTGCAGGACCGGATCATTGCCTATCTGACAGAAGATGAGTTAATCTCCACATGCCAGTACTGGTACTGCAGCCTGGCTCTCCTCTCTCAGCTCAGTCTCTtcatcctccttttcctccagggTATCTTGGTTATCTTCATCATTGTCTACCTGCAGAAATTTCGGAGAATGACCGCTGAAGCCCAGAGCACCTCCTGA